In Zhaonella formicivorans, one DNA window encodes the following:
- a CDS encoding lysophospholipid acyltransferase family protein — MTFYEFARGLCRIYLKTFRRWQVEGAENLPSKGPVILAANHVSYLDPVALGCAFDRQVHFLAKEELFRIPLLGWIIDHLGAFPVKRGAGDRGAIRASLEILHNGGCFGIFPEGGRNKTSQLLLPFKAGAAMLAAKSGAPVLPVALIGTSGFSGKVIVRVGKPISFPIEADGRAGKEELENFSREIVTAITEMLEERP; from the coding sequence ATGACCTTTTATGAATTTGCCAGGGGTCTCTGCCGTATTTATTTAAAAACATTCCGGCGCTGGCAGGTGGAGGGAGCCGAAAACCTGCCCAGCAAAGGTCCGGTCATTCTGGCTGCTAACCATGTTAGCTATTTAGATCCGGTGGCATTAGGCTGCGCTTTTGACCGGCAGGTCCATTTCTTAGCCAAGGAAGAATTGTTCCGCATCCCTCTTTTAGGGTGGATCATCGACCATTTAGGCGCATTTCCCGTGAAACGGGGAGCAGGTGACAGGGGAGCCATCCGTGCCTCCCTGGAGATCCTGCATAACGGAGGCTGCTTTGGCATCTTCCCCGAGGGAGGGCGCAATAAGACCAGCCAGTTGCTTCTTCCTTTTAAAGCAGGAGCAGCCATGCTGGCTGCAAAGAGCGGAGCACCCGTATTGCCTGTGGCCCTAATTGGCACTTCCGGGTTTAGCGGCAAAGTAATCGTCCGGGTAGGCAAACCAATCTCCTTCCCCATCGAGGCCGACGGGCGGGCAGGCAAAGAGGAATTGGAAAACTTTTCGCGGGAAATTGTGACTGCAATCACAGAGATGCTGGAGGAGCGACCTTAA
- a CDS encoding methylated-DNA--[protein]-cysteine S-methyltransferase, protein MRFAIWQTPFGHMGALAGAAGLISLTLPMESPEDVFRELLGKGEPAHEDSGYFAGLIRALTNYFNGQELNCSCQLDLSRLTPFRRKVLQAVATIPYGQVRSYKWVGESIGCLRGFRAIGQAVGANPFPVLIPCHRVIASDGSLGGYTGGLDHKRRFLRLEGIKIS, encoded by the coding sequence ATGCGTTTTGCAATTTGGCAGACCCCCTTTGGGCATATGGGCGCCCTGGCCGGTGCAGCCGGGTTGATCTCCCTGACACTGCCTATGGAAAGCCCGGAAGATGTATTCCGGGAACTCTTGGGTAAAGGGGAACCTGCTCATGAGGACTCAGGATACTTTGCCGGTTTGATCCGCGCTTTAACAAATTACTTTAATGGACAAGAGCTGAACTGCAGCTGCCAGCTGGACTTAAGCAGACTTACCCCTTTCCGCAGAAAGGTTTTGCAGGCGGTAGCCACGATCCCTTATGGGCAGGTGCGTTCGTACAAATGGGTGGGGGAAAGTATCGGCTGTCTCAGGGGTTTCAGGGCTATTGGACAAGCCGTAGGTGCCAATCCCTTTCCTGTATTAATCCCATGCCACCGGGTGATCGCCAGCGACGGCAGCCTGGGGGGCTATACCGGGGGACTGGACCATAAGCGTAGGTTTCTGCGGCTTGAAGGGATAAAGATAAGTTAA
- the amrS gene encoding AmmeMemoRadiSam system radical SAM enzyme: MREAKWYEKLEGNAVLCRLCPHGCRLEPGKTGICRVRTNVGGRLETRNYGLCTSLALDPIEKKPLYHFYPGKNIVSLGTVGCNLQCAFCQNWHLAHGEPGLAEITPRELVQAACQVKEKDSIGIAYTYSEPTVWYEFVLEAAEQAKSADLQNVLVTNGFINEEPLKELAPVIDALNIDVKGFSTDFYRKIIKGDYRPVLRTAELAKEAGCHVEITTLLITGLNDGEEEIKSLVEWLAGSLGADVPLHFSRYFPNYQMEAPPTPLKTLQKAREIAREKLHFVYIGNAPELDGSDTYCPKCGRDVISRSGYRVALTGLKGKECKYCGEELAIVGV, from the coding sequence GTGCGAGAAGCTAAATGGTACGAAAAGTTGGAGGGGAATGCAGTGCTCTGTCGGCTTTGCCCCCACGGCTGCCGGCTTGAGCCGGGCAAAACGGGAATCTGCCGGGTACGCACTAACGTGGGGGGTAGGCTGGAAACCAGGAACTATGGTTTGTGCACCTCTTTGGCCCTGGATCCTATTGAAAAAAAGCCCCTTTATCATTTTTACCCCGGCAAAAATATAGTTTCCCTGGGGACTGTGGGTTGTAACCTGCAGTGCGCCTTTTGCCAAAACTGGCATCTAGCCCATGGGGAGCCAGGTTTGGCCGAAATAACTCCCCGGGAGCTGGTGCAGGCCGCCTGCCAGGTGAAAGAAAAAGACTCCATTGGCATTGCTTACACTTATTCTGAGCCCACAGTATGGTATGAGTTTGTTTTGGAAGCTGCAGAACAAGCAAAAAGCGCAGATCTGCAAAATGTGCTGGTTACCAACGGCTTTATTAACGAAGAGCCTTTAAAAGAGTTGGCACCGGTAATCGATGCTTTAAATATTGATGTCAAAGGTTTCAGTACAGATTTCTACAGGAAAATAATCAAAGGCGATTACCGGCCGGTGTTAAGAACAGCGGAGCTGGCAAAAGAAGCAGGCTGCCATGTGGAAATTACTACGCTCCTCATTACGGGGCTAAATGATGGCGAAGAGGAAATCAAATCCCTGGTAGAGTGGCTGGCAGGTTCTTTGGGAGCTGACGTTCCGCTCCATTTTTCCAGGTATTTTCCCAATTACCAAATGGAAGCGCCGCCAACACCCCTGAAGACGCTACAAAAAGCCAGGGAAATCGCCAGGGAAAAGCTTCATTTTGTCTATATTGGCAACGCTCCCGAGCTGGATGGCAGTGACACTTATTGCCCCAAATGCGGGCGGGATGTTATTTCCCGCAGCGGTTACCGTGTGGCGCTGACGGGGCTTAAAGGGAAGGAATGCAAATACTGCGGGGAAGAGCTGGCCATTGTGGGGGTTTAA
- a CDS encoding RrF2 family transcriptional regulator, translating into MQLNQATDYAFRAVLYLANLPQDEVVTAQTIASAEEIPMRFLLKIMRSLTHAGVVKSFRGVEGGYALAKPPAEITLLDVVEAIEGPVYINRCLLDKEYCSKHWANRCAIHHVLGEIQSSLLEQLGSHTFADLLKQKQ; encoded by the coding sequence GTGCAACTAAACCAGGCAACTGATTACGCTTTTCGAGCAGTATTATACTTAGCAAACCTCCCCCAGGATGAAGTTGTTACCGCCCAGACTATTGCAAGTGCGGAAGAAATTCCGATGCGGTTTTTGCTCAAAATTATGAGGTCCCTTACCCATGCCGGGGTGGTAAAATCCTTTCGCGGCGTCGAGGGCGGCTATGCCTTGGCCAAACCGCCGGCGGAAATCACTCTCCTGGATGTGGTTGAAGCTATTGAAGGGCCTGTTTACATTAACCGCTGCCTCTTGGATAAGGAATACTGCAGCAAACATTGGGCCAATAGGTGTGCAATTCATCACGTACTGGGGGAGATCCAGTCGAGCCTGCTTGAGCAGCTGGGTAGCCATACATTTGCCGATCTGCTGAAGCAGAAACAGTAA
- the cydD gene encoding thiol reductant ABC exporter subunit CydD, translating into MLDKKLMTEAKKSRRFLALTITLGMFTGLLTVLQAGYFARVVSGVFLRGEGLRQVWHWLMFLLAVIVLRAGSAWLAEVVAYRAAARIKEDLRQRLLAHLFALGPLYARGERTGELVNLVVEGVESLEAYFARYLPQLALSVLVPVLILGFVFPLDLLSGFIMLFTAPLIPLFMILIGKWADHLTQRQWDDLSRMSAHFLDVLQGLTTLKIFGRSKDQLEIIARFSDRFRVSTLGVLRVAFLSALVLELFSTISTALVAVALGLRLVYARITFEQAFFLLLLAPEFYLPLRMLGAQFHAGLTGVSAAKRIYEVLGLLPPGNSQGSTPLSTQVQLHLTFQDVHYAYDGNRPALQGVSFKVRPGERVALVGASGSGKSTVAGLLLRFMEPDSGRITVNGMPLRELPAQEWLRLVAYVPQHPYLFTGTVRANISLGQPEASMEEVIAAAKLARAHDFICSLPQGYDTPLGERGMGLSGGQARRIAIARAFLRNAPLLLLDEATAGLDPENEQEIEAALDSLMQGRTALIIAHRLSTVRRADRVLVLDKGRVAEAGKHEELMQREGIYYHLVTAFGGAA; encoded by the coding sequence ATGCTGGACAAAAAGCTGATGACTGAAGCTAAAAAATCCCGGCGTTTTCTAGCCCTGACCATAACCTTGGGAATGTTCACCGGTCTATTAACCGTGCTGCAAGCGGGCTATTTTGCTCGGGTAGTAAGTGGCGTTTTTCTTCGAGGGGAGGGGTTGAGGCAGGTTTGGCACTGGCTCATGTTTCTTTTAGCTGTCATTGTGCTGCGAGCCGGAAGTGCCTGGCTGGCGGAAGTAGTCGCTTACCGTGCTGCCGCCCGGATTAAAGAAGACTTGCGCCAGAGGCTATTGGCCCATCTTTTTGCTTTGGGACCGCTATATGCCCGGGGGGAGCGTACCGGTGAACTGGTCAATCTGGTGGTTGAGGGAGTCGAGTCGTTAGAGGCTTATTTTGCCCGCTATCTCCCCCAACTGGCTTTATCTGTCCTGGTACCTGTACTTATTCTGGGGTTCGTTTTTCCGCTGGATTTGCTTTCTGGTTTCATCATGTTATTTACTGCCCCCTTAATTCCCCTTTTTATGATTTTAATTGGAAAATGGGCAGACCATCTTACCCAAAGACAATGGGATGACTTAAGCCGCATGAGCGCCCATTTCCTGGACGTTTTGCAAGGTCTCACCACCCTTAAAATCTTTGGCCGGAGCAAAGACCAACTGGAAATAATAGCCAGGTTCAGTGACCGCTTCCGGGTAAGTACATTAGGGGTGCTGCGGGTAGCATTCCTTTCGGCACTGGTTTTGGAACTTTTCTCCACCATCAGTACCGCGCTGGTGGCAGTGGCTTTAGGACTGCGCCTGGTGTATGCCCGGATCACCTTCGAACAGGCCTTTTTTCTTTTGCTCCTGGCGCCTGAGTTTTACCTGCCGCTGCGCATGTTAGGTGCCCAGTTTCATGCAGGGCTCACCGGGGTTAGCGCCGCGAAACGGATTTATGAGGTGCTGGGACTGCTTCCGCCGGGGAACAGCCAGGGTAGTACCCCCTTGTCCACACAAGTGCAGCTTCACCTCACCTTTCAGGACGTCCATTATGCCTACGATGGTAACCGGCCGGCTTTGCAGGGGGTTTCTTTTAAAGTCCGGCCCGGGGAACGGGTGGCCCTGGTAGGTGCCAGCGGGTCGGGAAAAAGCACAGTAGCCGGTTTACTGCTCCGCTTTATGGAACCGGACTCGGGCCGGATTACCGTAAATGGGATGCCGCTTAGAGAGCTGCCCGCCCAGGAGTGGCTGCGCCTGGTAGCATACGTACCTCAGCACCCCTACCTCTTTACCGGGACTGTGCGTGCTAACATCTCCCTGGGACAACCGGAAGCCTCCATGGAGGAGGTAATAGCAGCAGCCAAACTGGCGAGAGCTCATGACTTTATCTGCAGCCTGCCGCAGGGGTATGATACTCCCCTAGGCGAAAGGGGAATGGGGCTGAGCGGCGGTCAGGCCCGGCGCATCGCTATTGCTCGAGCTTTCCTTAGAAATGCGCCACTGCTGCTTCTGGATGAAGCTACTGCCGGCCTGGACCCGGAAAATGAGCAGGAAATTGAGGCGGCTCTGGACTCCCTGATGCAGGGCCGTACAGCGCTGATCATTGCCCACCGGCTTTCTACAGTCCGGCGGGCTGACCGGGTGCTGGTGCTGGATAAGGGAAGGGTTGCGGAAGCAGGGAAACATGAGGAGCTGATGCAGAGGGAAGGAATTTATTACCACCTTGTAACCGCGTTTGGAGGTGCAGCATGA
- the cydC gene encoding thiol reductant ABC exporter subunit CydC, with amino-acid sequence MSIFLRLIKLLAPSWKSMLLATILASLTVGSNVGLLAASAYLISCAALHPPVLDLMPLIVGVRFFGISRAVFRYLERYVSHDVTFRILKEVRVWFYVRLEPLAPQVFKNYRSGELLSGIVADVETLKDFYLRVLAPPLMALLVLPVTFLFLARHDLKLGLALLPFFLLAGIGAPLGVRVLSRGIGSRMVGIKSALNAHLVDCIQGMTELAAFGQEKRHLAVARELGCELVLQQGKAAGLSGLSTALTGLSSNLALWSILVLSIRAVESGQLKGTYLAMLALAAFGSFEAIAPLPLAWRHLEESLAAARRLFQISDGGPAVPDSPEGNIRPQGYDLKVKNLSFRYDDHGPWVLQDINLELPAGKRVAVVGPSGAGKSTLVNLLLRFWDCEEGTILLGGRQLKDYPQEEVRRLFSVVSQHTYLFNVTVRENLLLARPTASQEEMFQAAREARIHEFIQSLPQGYDTYVGEGGFKLSGGQRQRVAIARALLRNAPILVLDEVTTGLDAVTEREVWDALRNVMQGRTTLVITHHLAGLEDMDEIIVLQGGRAVERGTEQELLKQGGLYRQMWELQHQVLR; translated from the coding sequence ATGAGTATTTTTCTTAGACTTATCAAGCTGTTGGCTCCTAGCTGGAAATCCATGCTGTTGGCCACTATCTTGGCCTCTTTAACTGTTGGCAGCAATGTGGGCCTCTTGGCCGCTTCCGCCTATCTCATCTCATGCGCGGCGCTGCACCCTCCGGTACTGGATTTAATGCCATTAATCGTAGGCGTGCGTTTTTTTGGCATTTCCCGGGCTGTTTTCCGTTATTTGGAGCGCTACGTTTCCCACGATGTTACTTTCAGGATTCTCAAGGAAGTGCGGGTTTGGTTTTACGTGCGGCTGGAGCCTTTGGCACCACAAGTGTTTAAGAATTACAGGAGCGGTGAGCTTTTAAGCGGCATAGTGGCCGATGTGGAAACGCTGAAGGATTTCTACCTGCGGGTTTTGGCACCCCCTCTTATGGCTCTGCTGGTACTTCCGGTAACGTTTCTCTTTCTGGCCCGCCATGATCTTAAACTAGGGTTGGCACTGCTCCCGTTCTTCTTGTTGGCCGGGATTGGAGCGCCGCTGGGAGTAAGGGTTTTGAGCCGGGGAATAGGCAGCAGGATGGTGGGGATAAAATCTGCCCTCAATGCTCATCTGGTGGATTGCATTCAGGGAATGACTGAGCTTGCTGCTTTCGGTCAGGAGAAAAGGCATCTCGCGGTGGCTCGGGAGCTGGGCTGTGAATTGGTACTCCAGCAGGGAAAGGCTGCGGGATTGTCGGGGCTTTCCACTGCTTTGACAGGCTTGAGTTCGAACCTGGCTTTATGGTCCATATTGGTGCTGTCTATTCGGGCGGTGGAAAGCGGCCAACTCAAAGGAACTTATTTGGCTATGCTAGCTTTAGCTGCTTTTGGCAGCTTTGAGGCGATAGCTCCTTTGCCACTTGCCTGGCGGCATTTGGAGGAAAGCTTGGCGGCAGCCCGACGGCTTTTCCAGATTAGCGATGGGGGACCGGCGGTACCAGACTCTCCTGAAGGAAACATTAGGCCCCAAGGTTATGATTTAAAGGTGAAAAACTTAAGCTTTCGCTATGATGACCATGGACCTTGGGTTCTGCAGGATATAAATCTGGAGCTGCCAGCGGGAAAACGGGTGGCAGTAGTGGGCCCCAGCGGTGCAGGTAAAAGCACTCTGGTCAACTTACTTTTACGCTTCTGGGACTGTGAGGAAGGAACAATCCTTTTAGGGGGGCGCCAGCTTAAGGATTATCCCCAGGAAGAAGTGCGGCGGCTTTTTAGCGTGGTTAGCCAGCATACCTACCTTTTCAACGTCACCGTCCGGGAAAACCTGCTTCTGGCGAGGCCTACGGCCAGCCAGGAAGAGATGTTCCAGGCTGCCCGGGAGGCCCGTATCCATGAGTTTATTCAAAGTCTGCCTCAAGGCTATGATACCTACGTTGGGGAAGGGGGATTCAAGCTTTCCGGTGGCCAGCGCCAGCGGGTGGCTATTGCCCGAGCGCTTCTAAGGAACGCCCCAATTTTGGTGCTGGATGAGGTTACAACCGGACTGGATGCGGTTACCGAGCGGGAAGTATGGGATGCGCTCAGGAATGTGATGCAGGGACGGACCACCCTGGTGATTACTCACCACCTGGCGGGTTTGGAAGATATGGATGAGATTATAGTTCTACAGGGGGGCCGGGCTGTAGAGCGGGGCACGGAGCAGGAACTGTTAAAGCAAGGCGGACTTTACCGCCAGATGTGGGAACTGCAGCACCAGGTATTGAGATAA
- a CDS encoding cytochrome ubiquinol oxidase subunit I: MDQLLLARWQFGITTVYHFLFVPLTLGLSILVAIMETIYVRTGNETYQKMAKFWGKLFLINFAMGVVTGIVQEFQFGMNWSGYSRFVGDIFGAPLAVEALAAFFIESTFIGLWIFGWDKLSKTVHAATIWLVAFATNLSAFWILVANSFMQAPVGYVLRNGRAEMTEFFALLSNRHVWYQFPHTVLSGFTTAAFFVMGISAYHLMRKNYSDFFRRSFRLGLIFGVASILLVSAVGHFQGQYLTQAQPMKMAAAEALWESADPAPLAVLAIIDEQNQTNSAEIQLPGLLSFLTYNKFSGEVKGIKEIQAEYETEYGPGNYIPPVVPVFWSFRIMVLAGVLMAILALYGLYLQQTGQLENKQGFLKAMLWAIPLPYIANTGGWLMAEIGRQPWIVQGLQRVEEAISPAVSTGAVLTSLLGFTLLYGVLAVADVYLLSKYAKQGPEEKILDDRVGTSKEVSLWT; the protein is encoded by the coding sequence ATGGATCAACTTTTGCTGGCAAGGTGGCAGTTTGGCATTACTACTGTCTATCACTTTTTATTTGTGCCTTTAACCCTGGGGCTTTCCATTCTGGTGGCCATCATGGAGACTATTTACGTCCGCACAGGGAATGAGACCTATCAAAAGATGGCCAAGTTCTGGGGCAAACTCTTTTTGATCAATTTTGCTATGGGAGTGGTCACCGGCATCGTGCAGGAATTTCAATTCGGGATGAACTGGTCGGGCTATTCCCGCTTCGTAGGTGATATTTTTGGCGCCCCCCTGGCGGTGGAAGCACTGGCTGCTTTTTTTATCGAGTCAACTTTTATTGGTTTATGGATTTTTGGCTGGGATAAGCTATCCAAAACTGTACATGCGGCTACCATTTGGCTGGTGGCTTTTGCTACCAATCTCTCCGCTTTCTGGATCCTGGTGGCCAATTCCTTTATGCAGGCGCCGGTAGGCTATGTGCTTAGGAATGGCCGGGCTGAAATGACCGAATTCTTTGCTCTCTTGAGCAATCGCCATGTCTGGTACCAGTTTCCGCATACGGTCCTTTCCGGGTTTACTACTGCGGCCTTTTTCGTGATGGGCATCAGCGCCTATCATCTAATGAGGAAAAACTACTCCGACTTTTTCCGCCGTTCCTTCCGGCTGGGCCTTATTTTCGGAGTGGCCAGCATTCTTTTGGTATCAGCCGTTGGCCATTTTCAGGGACAGTACCTAACCCAGGCCCAGCCTATGAAAATGGCAGCAGCTGAAGCCCTGTGGGAGAGCGCGGACCCGGCACCGCTTGCGGTGCTGGCAATCATTGATGAACAAAACCAAACTAACTCTGCTGAAATCCAGCTTCCCGGTTTGCTGAGTTTTTTGACGTATAACAAATTCAGCGGAGAGGTCAAAGGGATTAAGGAAATTCAAGCTGAGTACGAGACAGAGTATGGCCCCGGCAACTATATCCCGCCGGTGGTGCCTGTTTTCTGGAGTTTCCGCATCATGGTGCTGGCCGGCGTGCTGATGGCCATCCTGGCGCTTTATGGACTTTACCTGCAACAAACCGGGCAGTTGGAAAATAAGCAGGGTTTCCTAAAAGCCATGCTTTGGGCTATACCTTTACCCTACATCGCCAATACCGGCGGGTGGCTCATGGCCGAGATCGGCCGTCAACCCTGGATTGTCCAAGGGCTGCAGCGGGTAGAAGAAGCTATTTCACCGGCAGTTTCGACCGGAGCAGTTTTGACCAGCTTGCTCGGGTTTACGCTGCTCTACGGGGTTTTGGCAGTAGCTGATGTTTACCTGCTCAGCAAGTATGCCAAACAGGGGCCTGAAGAAAAGATTTTGGACGATAGAGTAGGGACTTCTAAGGAGGTGTCGTTATGGACCTAA
- a CDS encoding N-acetylmuramoyl-L-alanine amidase yields MARFRSKVLRVRLQYLVYLAILTVVVINGYRFVGLRLNQEAIETMSWALANKVVVIDPGHGGYDPGKIGVAGTKEKDLNLAIAKKLARVMGNAGALVVLTRETDKDLVTPGEGTMKKRDLDNRLRVVQDVKADIYLGIQANAFGTRWTGAQTFYNIKNEEGRKLAVSIQNEIKRQLRNTDRKALKISDENSYMLRNLLHLPAAIVEVGFISNAAEEKLLNDPDYQQKMALAIYGGVVKYLNGE; encoded by the coding sequence ATGGCAAGATTCCGGTCTAAAGTTTTGCGGGTAAGGCTTCAGTATCTGGTTTACCTGGCCATTTTGACCGTGGTAGTGATTAACGGCTACAGGTTTGTGGGCTTAAGGCTGAACCAAGAGGCTATCGAGACTATGTCCTGGGCCTTGGCCAACAAAGTTGTGGTTATTGACCCCGGCCATGGCGGCTATGATCCTGGCAAGATTGGCGTCGCCGGTACCAAAGAAAAGGATTTAAACCTAGCCATCGCCAAAAAACTAGCCAGAGTAATGGGCAATGCCGGTGCCCTGGTGGTGTTAACCAGAGAAACCGATAAGGATTTAGTCACCCCGGGTGAAGGCACTATGAAAAAAAGAGACCTTGATAACCGCCTGAGAGTTGTGCAAGATGTCAAAGCTGACATCTATCTGGGCATTCAGGCCAACGCTTTTGGCACTCGCTGGACAGGAGCCCAAACTTTTTATAATATAAAAAATGAGGAAGGCAGGAAACTGGCAGTCAGCATCCAAAACGAGATTAAAAGGCAGCTAAGAAATACCGACCGTAAAGCATTGAAAATCAGCGATGAAAATTCTTATATGTTGAGAAATCTGCTGCACCTCCCTGCTGCTATTGTGGAAGTAGGCTTTATTTCCAATGCTGCCGAAGAAAAGCTTTTAAATGATCCTGACTACCAGCAAAAAATGGCCTTGGCTATTTACGGTGGCGTGGTAAAGTACCTGAATGGAGAGTAA
- the amrA gene encoding AmmeMemoRadiSam system protein A, translated as MGEIVHAGFLPHPPVMVPEVGKEETYRVSESLAAARKFARELKAFEPEVIVLITPHGAVFRDAVAINMVPELKGDLKQFGAAQVKFRLKNDLQLAEAITRLSLGKGIAVAQVDEELGREYQVGTALDHGAMVPLYFLQEAGVNVPLVHITMGLLPLEELYLFGTLIQDAVLMSSRKAAVIASGDLSHRLTPDAPAGYHPRGKEFDAEMRRLLEAVDAPGIINLPSDLVEQAGECGFRPLVMLLGALDGYQVKGEVLSYEGPFGVGYLVAALKPQGQYRELRLVNRLFNARTEKIKNARKGESFAVRLARETLEAYVTTGKIIATPKEVPREWPEQAGTFVSLKKHGQLRGCIGTTAPTRDSTAEEIIYNAIAAGTQDPRFDPVTTDELDQLTYSVDILGEPEKIPDPSFLDPKKYGVIVRQGRRSGLLLPDLEGIDTVEEQVAIAKRKAGITGNEYTLERFKVTRYT; from the coding sequence ATGGGAGAAATAGTGCATGCCGGTTTTTTGCCCCATCCACCGGTGATGGTGCCTGAGGTGGGCAAGGAAGAAACTTACCGGGTGAGCGAGAGCTTAGCGGCAGCCCGAAAGTTTGCCAGAGAACTAAAAGCCTTTGAACCGGAGGTAATAGTTTTAATTACCCCTCACGGAGCCGTTTTCCGTGATGCAGTGGCTATTAATATGGTACCTGAACTGAAGGGGGACCTGAAGCAGTTTGGAGCCGCCCAGGTTAAATTCAGGTTAAAAAACGATTTGCAGTTGGCGGAAGCCATAACCAGGCTTTCTTTAGGCAAGGGAATTGCTGTGGCCCAAGTGGATGAGGAGCTGGGCAGGGAGTACCAAGTCGGCACTGCTCTGGACCACGGGGCTATGGTGCCCCTGTATTTCCTGCAGGAAGCAGGGGTAAATGTGCCTTTAGTACATATCACCATGGGGCTTTTACCTTTGGAGGAGCTTTACCTCTTCGGAACTCTCATCCAGGATGCGGTGCTAATGAGCTCCAGAAAAGCAGCTGTGATTGCCAGCGGGGACTTATCCCATCGTCTGACTCCAGACGCACCTGCCGGGTATCACCCCAGGGGGAAAGAATTTGATGCGGAAATGCGAAGGCTGCTGGAAGCTGTAGATGCGCCGGGGATAATCAACCTACCTTCTGACTTGGTGGAACAGGCGGGAGAATGCGGTTTTCGCCCGCTGGTGATGCTTTTAGGTGCATTGGATGGTTACCAAGTAAAAGGAGAGGTGCTCTCCTACGAAGGGCCCTTTGGGGTAGGCTACCTGGTAGCGGCTTTAAAACCGCAAGGTCAATACCGGGAACTCCGGCTGGTAAACCGGCTTTTTAATGCTCGGACGGAAAAAATTAAAAATGCAAGAAAAGGGGAATCCTTTGCTGTAAGGCTTGCCAGGGAAACCCTGGAGGCTTATGTGACCACCGGGAAAATCATAGCAACTCCTAAGGAAGTACCCAGGGAATGGCCGGAGCAGGCGGGAACTTTTGTTTCCTTAAAGAAACACGGGCAACTCAGGGGCTGTATCGGCACGACAGCTCCAACCAGGGACAGTACTGCGGAAGAAATTATTTACAACGCCATCGCTGCCGGCACCCAGGACCCTCGTTTTGATCCGGTTACGACCGATGAATTGGACCAGTTAACCTATTCGGTGGATATTTTGGGGGAGCCGGAGAAAATACCCGACCCTAGCTTTCTGGACCCCAAAAAGTACGGCGTCATCGTGCGGCAGGGCAGGCGTTCAGGTTTGCTTTTGCCTGACCTGGAGGGTATAGACACTGTGGAGGAGCAGGTGGCGATTGCCAAGCGCAAGGCGGGAATTACAGGAAATGAATATACTTTAGAGAGATTTAAGGTAACGAGATATACATAA
- the cydB gene encoding cytochrome d ubiquinol oxidase subunit II encodes MDLNTIWFSLVAVLFTGFFFLEGFDYGVGILLPFLGKNDTERRMIINTIGPVWDGNEVWMLTAGGAMFAAFPNWYATLFSGFYLALFLMLAALIVRGVAFEFRSKDPSPAWRNMWDWAIFAGSLLPALLWGVAMTNLLQGVPIDAQMEYVGSFWNLLSPYTLVGGIAGLLVFILHGAIFLSLKIDGEIMERARQKALAAGVLAIPAVLLLAVLSYTQTDLFAKAGAGAVLIGSLMALVAAYLLLSRGKPGWALVANGLTIVCYIAAIFWGLFPRVMVSSLNPDWSLTIYNASSSPYTLKVMTIVALTLVPIVLAYQAWTYWIFRRRVGPKNLEY; translated from the coding sequence ATGGACCTAAATACAATCTGGTTTAGTCTGGTTGCAGTCCTGTTCACCGGTTTTTTCTTTCTGGAAGGCTTTGATTACGGCGTGGGCATCCTCTTGCCTTTTTTAGGGAAAAATGATACGGAACGCCGCATGATAATCAACACCATCGGGCCTGTGTGGGATGGCAACGAGGTTTGGATGCTCACCGCCGGCGGAGCCATGTTTGCCGCTTTCCCCAATTGGTATGCCACTCTCTTCAGCGGTTTTTACCTGGCACTCTTCCTGATGCTGGCGGCTCTGATTGTGCGTGGCGTGGCTTTTGAGTTTCGCAGCAAAGACCCGAGCCCCGCTTGGCGAAACATGTGGGACTGGGCTATTTTTGCCGGCAGCCTCTTGCCTGCTCTCCTCTGGGGTGTGGCCATGACCAACCTGCTTCAGGGTGTGCCCATCGATGCACAGATGGAGTACGTAGGGTCCTTCTGGAACCTCCTTTCCCCTTACACCCTGGTGGGCGGAATAGCGGGGCTGTTGGTCTTTATCCTGCACGGAGCTATTTTCCTGAGCCTGAAGATTGACGGGGAGATAATGGAGCGGGCCCGCCAGAAAGCTTTGGCAGCAGGCGTTTTGGCCATACCCGCGGTTTTACTTCTGGCGGTTTTAAGCTACACCCAGACAGACCTTTTTGCCAAAGCGGGTGCCGGAGCCGTGCTGATTGGGTCCCTGATGGCTCTTGTGGCCGCTTATTTGCTGCTCAGTCGCGGCAAGCCCGGCTGGGCCCTGGTGGCAAATGGTTTAACTATAGTATGCTACATTGCGGCCATTTTCTGGGGACTTTTCCCAAGGGTCATGGTCTCCAGCCTTAATCCCGACTGGAGTCTAACTATTTACAACGCATCCTCAAGCCCTTATACCCTAAAAGTGATGACTATAGTTGCCCTTACTTTGGTGCCCATCGTGCTGGCTTACCAAGCCTGGACTTACTGGATCTTTCGCCGGCGCGTCGGGCCAAAAAATTTGGAGTATTAA